A DNA window from Ipomoea triloba cultivar NCNSP0323 chromosome 10, ASM357664v1 contains the following coding sequences:
- the LOC116033629 gene encoding protein NLP6-like isoform X2, with product MSEPDDEAPKSKEFFSPPRPPPEREPMMMMDLDLDASWTFEQIFAAAASNPNTPFVLSGSDQPFSPLWGFPDDYEDRTAENAAVGSTRLSDCQRLPPWDPDSVIEGVPGQDEKRRLPPPFLGLTTKDYLDGSCIIKERMTQALRYFKESTGERVLAQLWAPVKNGGRYILTTSGQPFVLDPNSNGLHQYRMVSLMYSFSVDGETDGVLGLPGRVFRQKLPEWTPNVQYYSIKEFPRLNHALNYNVRGTVALPVFEPSGQSCIGVLELIMTSQKVNYAPEVDKVCKALEAVNLKSSEILDHPSTQICNEGRQHALVEILEILTVLCETYKLPLAQTWVPCRHRNVLADGGGLKKSCSSFDGSCMGQVCMSTTDVAFYVVDAHMWGFREACAEHHLQKGQGVAGRAFASQRSCYCEDITQFCKTEYPLVHYARMFGLASCFAICLRSTHTGNDDYIMEFFLPPNGGDYSDQQALLDSLLLTLKNHFKSLRVASGNLLEHEWGSVEIINASVPSVEKKPDLMTETHHFSPPQPAILPNGQLCPDSLENKQLTPGQNTPNGGTLSEPPEAQNRATVAVNIEGGKKEKKRGKAEKTISLDVLQQYFAGSLKDAAKSLGVCPTTMKRICRQHGISRWPSRKINKVNRSLSKLKRVIESVQGTDGAPFTLSTIAPNSVPVAVGSISWPATAIESNCQNSPPSRPSESPEGKSEFLNHRELGSHDQAEPSNQILEGQVLGNHELPHQQNGFAVGEGSNRSRTGSGSREESIGTPTSHGSCQASPSPGNEPSPQNELVVSPTCDPAMETLNTLGIACQPAREINLASAFASLDALVAEQFQKPFGGMLVEDAGSSHDLRNLCQAGEAQFDERMPENSLTHPPCSDAIPLDHHITNATERVPQHPARPEVTSITIKATYGEDIIRFRLCLGSGIVKLQEEVAKRLKLELGTFEVKYLDDDHEWVLIACDADLQECIEISRSSGGNITRLLIQDIMPHLGSSCESSGE from the exons ATGTCCGAACCAGACGACGAAGCTCCAAAGTCAAAGGAGTTTTTCAGCCCACCGCGACCGCCGCCGGAGAGAGAgccgatgatgatgatggatcTCGATCTCGACGCTTCCTGGACGTTCGAGCAGATCTTCGCGGCCGCAGCTTCGAATCCTAACACTCCGTTTGTTCTATCCGGCTCCGACCAGCCTTTCTCTCCTCTCTGGGGGTTTCCCGACGATTATGAGGACAGAACGGCCGAAAATGCCGCCGTTGGAAGCACCCGCCTGTCTGACTGCCAGAGACTTCCCCCTT GGGATCCTGATTCTGTTATTGAAGGTGTGCCTGGACAAGATGAGAAAAGAAGGCTACCTCCTCCATTTCTAGGGTTGACCACGAAAGATTATCTTGATGGATCTTGTATAATCAAGGAGAGAATGACACAAGCCCTAAGATACTTCAAAGAATCGACTGGAGAGCGTGTCTTAGCCCAGCTCTGGGCACCAGTAAAGAATGGTGGCCGGTATATCCTCACAACTTCGgggcagccctttgtgcttgaTCCAAACAGTAATGGGCTTCATCAGTATAGAATGGTGTCTCTGATGTACTCGTTTTCAGTGGATGGTGAGACTGATGGAGTCCTTGGACTTCCAGGCCGTGTTTTTCGGCAAAAGTTGCCAGAATGGACACCAAATGTGCAGTATTATTCTATCAAAGAGTTCCCACGGCTTAATCATGCTTTGAATTACAATGTTCGAGGAACTGTAGCATTGCCAGTATTTGAACCTTCTGGGCAGTCTTGCATTGGGGTACTTGAACTTATAATGACATCCCAGAAAGTCAACTATGCTCCAGAGGTGGATAAAGTGTGCAAGGCTCTTGAG GCTGTGAACTTGAAAAGTTCCGAGATATTGGATCATCCAAGCACACAG ATTTGCAATGAAGGTCGGCAACATGCATTAGTTGAAATCTTGGAGATTTTAACAGTACTGTGTGAAACTTACAAACTACCATTGGCTCAGACCTGGGTTCCATGCAGGCATCGCAATGTCCTGGCTGATGGTGGTGGGTTGAAAAAGAGCTGCAGTAGCTTTGATGGAAGCTGCATGGGGCAGGTCTGTATGTCCACAACGGATGTAGCGTTTTATGTGGTTGATGCTCACATGTGGGGTTTCCGTGAGGCTTGTGCTGAGCATCACTTGCAAAAGGGACAGGGAGTTGCTGGGAGGGCTTTTGCTTCTCAGCGGTCGTGTTACTGTGAAGATATAACACAATTTTGCAAAACTGAATACCCTTTGGTGCACTATGCACGAATGTTTGGTTTAGCCAGCTGTTTTGCCATCTGCCTGCGAAGCACTCATACTGGCAATGATGATTATATTATGGAATTTTTCTTGCCTCCTAACGGTGGTGACTATAGTGACCAGCAAGCTCTGTTGGATTCACTCTTGTTGACATTAAAGAACCACTTCAAGAGTCTTCGGGTTGCTTCTGGAAATTTACTTGAGCATGAGTGGGGTTCTGTTGAAATTATCAATGCTTCAGTGCCTTCTGTGGAAAAGAAACCTGATTTAATGACCGAAACACACCATTTCTCTCCTCCCCAACCTGCCATTTTACCAAATGGACAGTTGTGCCCTGATTCATTGGAAAATAAGCAACTCACTCCTGGACAAAATACTCCAAATGGAGGGACTCTAAGTGAGCCTCCTGAAGCCCAGAATCGTGCGACTGTTGCTGTGAATATAGAGGGAggtaagaaagagaaaaaacgTGGCAAGGCAGAAAAAACAATTAGCTTAGATGTTTTGCAACAATATTTTGCTGGGAGTCTCAAGGATGCTGCAAAGAGTCTTGGTG TTTGCCCTACAACAATGAAGCGCATTTGCAGGCAGCATGGGATCTCTCGTTGGCCATCTCGCAAGATAAATAAAGTCAATCGTTCCCTGTCAAAGCTTAAACGTGTAATTGAATCTGTGCAAGGAACTGATGGAGCACCATTCACATTGAGCACAATAGCACCAAATTCAGTTCCTGTTGCAGTGGGATCAATTTCTTGGCCGGCAACTGCTATCGAGTCCAACTGCCAGAATTCACCTCCCTCCAGACCTTCTGAATCTCCTGAAGGAAAGAGTGAGTTCCTCAACCATAGAGAACTTGGAAGTCATGATCAAGCTGaaccttcaaatcaaattcttgaaGGACAGGTTTTGGGGAATCATGAGCTTCCACATCAACAAAATGGTTTTGCAGTGGGTGAAGGCTCAAACAGGTCAAGAACAGGGAGTGGCTCGAGAGAAGAGAGCATAGGAACCCCTACTTCCCATGGCTCATGCCAAGCTAGTCCTTCCCCTGGAAATGAACCCTCACCCCAGAATGAGCTCGTTGTTTCTCCCACTTGTGACCCTGCCATGGAAACACTCAACACATTGGGAATAGCTTGTCAACCGGCAAGAGAGATCAATTTGGCATCTGCATTTGCATCCCTCGATGCTCTGGTTGCCGAGCAATTCCAAAAGCCATTCGGGGGAATGCTTGTTGAGGATGCAGGTAGTTCACATGATCTTAGGAATCTCTGCCAAGCTGGAGAAGCTCAGTTTGATGAACGCATGCCAGAAAACAGTTTGACGCACCCACCATGTTCTGATGCGATTCCCTTAGATCATCACATCACTAATGCTACTGAAAGGGTGCCCCAACATCCTGCCAGGCCAGAAGTGACATCTATCACAATAAAAGCTACATACGGAGAAGATATCATAAGGTTTCGACTATGTCTGGGCTCTGGCATAGTGAAATTACAGGAGGAAGTAGCAAAGAGGTTGAAACTAGAGCTGGGCACCTTCGAAGTCAAGTATCTAGATGACGATCACGAGTGGGTTTTAATTGCGTGCGATGCAGACTTGCAGGAATGCATCGAAATATCAAGATCATCAGGTGGAAATATAACAAGACTGTTGATTCAAGACATCATGCCCCATCTTGGAAGCTCCTGTGAAAGTTCAGGTGAATGA
- the LOC116033629 gene encoding protein NLP6-like isoform X1: MSEPDDEAPKSKEFFSPPRPPPEREPMMMMDLDLDASWTFEQIFAAAASNPNTPFVLSGSDQPFSPLWGFPDDYEDRTAENAAVGSTRLSDCQRLPPYAGDPDSVIEGVPGQDEKRRLPPPFLGLTTKDYLDGSCIIKERMTQALRYFKESTGERVLAQLWAPVKNGGRYILTTSGQPFVLDPNSNGLHQYRMVSLMYSFSVDGETDGVLGLPGRVFRQKLPEWTPNVQYYSIKEFPRLNHALNYNVRGTVALPVFEPSGQSCIGVLELIMTSQKVNYAPEVDKVCKALEAVNLKSSEILDHPSTQICNEGRQHALVEILEILTVLCETYKLPLAQTWVPCRHRNVLADGGGLKKSCSSFDGSCMGQVCMSTTDVAFYVVDAHMWGFREACAEHHLQKGQGVAGRAFASQRSCYCEDITQFCKTEYPLVHYARMFGLASCFAICLRSTHTGNDDYIMEFFLPPNGGDYSDQQALLDSLLLTLKNHFKSLRVASGNLLEHEWGSVEIINASVPSVEKKPDLMTETHHFSPPQPAILPNGQLCPDSLENKQLTPGQNTPNGGTLSEPPEAQNRATVAVNIEGGKKEKKRGKAEKTISLDVLQQYFAGSLKDAAKSLGVCPTTMKRICRQHGISRWPSRKINKVNRSLSKLKRVIESVQGTDGAPFTLSTIAPNSVPVAVGSISWPATAIESNCQNSPPSRPSESPEGKSEFLNHRELGSHDQAEPSNQILEGQVLGNHELPHQQNGFAVGEGSNRSRTGSGSREESIGTPTSHGSCQASPSPGNEPSPQNELVVSPTCDPAMETLNTLGIACQPAREINLASAFASLDALVAEQFQKPFGGMLVEDAGSSHDLRNLCQAGEAQFDERMPENSLTHPPCSDAIPLDHHITNATERVPQHPARPEVTSITIKATYGEDIIRFRLCLGSGIVKLQEEVAKRLKLELGTFEVKYLDDDHEWVLIACDADLQECIEISRSSGGNITRLLIQDIMPHLGSSCESSGE, translated from the exons ATGTCCGAACCAGACGACGAAGCTCCAAAGTCAAAGGAGTTTTTCAGCCCACCGCGACCGCCGCCGGAGAGAGAgccgatgatgatgatggatcTCGATCTCGACGCTTCCTGGACGTTCGAGCAGATCTTCGCGGCCGCAGCTTCGAATCCTAACACTCCGTTTGTTCTATCCGGCTCCGACCAGCCTTTCTCTCCTCTCTGGGGGTTTCCCGACGATTATGAGGACAGAACGGCCGAAAATGCCGCCGTTGGAAGCACCCGCCTGTCTGACTGCCAGAGACTTCCCCCTT ATGCAGGGGATCCTGATTCTGTTATTGAAGGTGTGCCTGGACAAGATGAGAAAAGAAGGCTACCTCCTCCATTTCTAGGGTTGACCACGAAAGATTATCTTGATGGATCTTGTATAATCAAGGAGAGAATGACACAAGCCCTAAGATACTTCAAAGAATCGACTGGAGAGCGTGTCTTAGCCCAGCTCTGGGCACCAGTAAAGAATGGTGGCCGGTATATCCTCACAACTTCGgggcagccctttgtgcttgaTCCAAACAGTAATGGGCTTCATCAGTATAGAATGGTGTCTCTGATGTACTCGTTTTCAGTGGATGGTGAGACTGATGGAGTCCTTGGACTTCCAGGCCGTGTTTTTCGGCAAAAGTTGCCAGAATGGACACCAAATGTGCAGTATTATTCTATCAAAGAGTTCCCACGGCTTAATCATGCTTTGAATTACAATGTTCGAGGAACTGTAGCATTGCCAGTATTTGAACCTTCTGGGCAGTCTTGCATTGGGGTACTTGAACTTATAATGACATCCCAGAAAGTCAACTATGCTCCAGAGGTGGATAAAGTGTGCAAGGCTCTTGAG GCTGTGAACTTGAAAAGTTCCGAGATATTGGATCATCCAAGCACACAG ATTTGCAATGAAGGTCGGCAACATGCATTAGTTGAAATCTTGGAGATTTTAACAGTACTGTGTGAAACTTACAAACTACCATTGGCTCAGACCTGGGTTCCATGCAGGCATCGCAATGTCCTGGCTGATGGTGGTGGGTTGAAAAAGAGCTGCAGTAGCTTTGATGGAAGCTGCATGGGGCAGGTCTGTATGTCCACAACGGATGTAGCGTTTTATGTGGTTGATGCTCACATGTGGGGTTTCCGTGAGGCTTGTGCTGAGCATCACTTGCAAAAGGGACAGGGAGTTGCTGGGAGGGCTTTTGCTTCTCAGCGGTCGTGTTACTGTGAAGATATAACACAATTTTGCAAAACTGAATACCCTTTGGTGCACTATGCACGAATGTTTGGTTTAGCCAGCTGTTTTGCCATCTGCCTGCGAAGCACTCATACTGGCAATGATGATTATATTATGGAATTTTTCTTGCCTCCTAACGGTGGTGACTATAGTGACCAGCAAGCTCTGTTGGATTCACTCTTGTTGACATTAAAGAACCACTTCAAGAGTCTTCGGGTTGCTTCTGGAAATTTACTTGAGCATGAGTGGGGTTCTGTTGAAATTATCAATGCTTCAGTGCCTTCTGTGGAAAAGAAACCTGATTTAATGACCGAAACACACCATTTCTCTCCTCCCCAACCTGCCATTTTACCAAATGGACAGTTGTGCCCTGATTCATTGGAAAATAAGCAACTCACTCCTGGACAAAATACTCCAAATGGAGGGACTCTAAGTGAGCCTCCTGAAGCCCAGAATCGTGCGACTGTTGCTGTGAATATAGAGGGAggtaagaaagagaaaaaacgTGGCAAGGCAGAAAAAACAATTAGCTTAGATGTTTTGCAACAATATTTTGCTGGGAGTCTCAAGGATGCTGCAAAGAGTCTTGGTG TTTGCCCTACAACAATGAAGCGCATTTGCAGGCAGCATGGGATCTCTCGTTGGCCATCTCGCAAGATAAATAAAGTCAATCGTTCCCTGTCAAAGCTTAAACGTGTAATTGAATCTGTGCAAGGAACTGATGGAGCACCATTCACATTGAGCACAATAGCACCAAATTCAGTTCCTGTTGCAGTGGGATCAATTTCTTGGCCGGCAACTGCTATCGAGTCCAACTGCCAGAATTCACCTCCCTCCAGACCTTCTGAATCTCCTGAAGGAAAGAGTGAGTTCCTCAACCATAGAGAACTTGGAAGTCATGATCAAGCTGaaccttcaaatcaaattcttgaaGGACAGGTTTTGGGGAATCATGAGCTTCCACATCAACAAAATGGTTTTGCAGTGGGTGAAGGCTCAAACAGGTCAAGAACAGGGAGTGGCTCGAGAGAAGAGAGCATAGGAACCCCTACTTCCCATGGCTCATGCCAAGCTAGTCCTTCCCCTGGAAATGAACCCTCACCCCAGAATGAGCTCGTTGTTTCTCCCACTTGTGACCCTGCCATGGAAACACTCAACACATTGGGAATAGCTTGTCAACCGGCAAGAGAGATCAATTTGGCATCTGCATTTGCATCCCTCGATGCTCTGGTTGCCGAGCAATTCCAAAAGCCATTCGGGGGAATGCTTGTTGAGGATGCAGGTAGTTCACATGATCTTAGGAATCTCTGCCAAGCTGGAGAAGCTCAGTTTGATGAACGCATGCCAGAAAACAGTTTGACGCACCCACCATGTTCTGATGCGATTCCCTTAGATCATCACATCACTAATGCTACTGAAAGGGTGCCCCAACATCCTGCCAGGCCAGAAGTGACATCTATCACAATAAAAGCTACATACGGAGAAGATATCATAAGGTTTCGACTATGTCTGGGCTCTGGCATAGTGAAATTACAGGAGGAAGTAGCAAAGAGGTTGAAACTAGAGCTGGGCACCTTCGAAGTCAAGTATCTAGATGACGATCACGAGTGGGTTTTAATTGCGTGCGATGCAGACTTGCAGGAATGCATCGAAATATCAAGATCATCAGGTGGAAATATAACAAGACTGTTGATTCAAGACATCATGCCCCATCTTGGAAGCTCCTGTGAAAGTTCAGGTGAATGA